In one window of candidate division TA06 bacterium DNA:
- a CDS encoding V-type ATP synthase subunit A, protein MQGIIQKISGPAVIAKNMMGARMYDIVKVGKLGLVGEIIRLDGDTAFIQVYEDTSGLFVGEPVITTGEPLKVELGPGLLESIFDGIQRPLDQIKKKEGDFIARGVEVPSLNREKKWKFKPAVNEDDQVSEGDVLGEVQENAWFVHKILVPPNKSGKLKSVAKEGEYTVADPIAELENGAKLFLMHSWPVRQPRPFKKKMDPDEMFITGQRILDTLFPVAMGGTAAIPGPFGSGKTVVQQTLAKHSNAQVIIYVGCGERGNEMTEVLTEFPELLDPKTKRPLMERTVLIANTSNMPVAAREASIYTGITLAEYFRDMGFSVAMMADSTSRWAEALREISSRLEEMPGEEGYPTYLSSKLAAFYERAGRTVCVGKDDRVGSVTIVGAVSPPGGDFSEPVTQSTLRIMGTFWALDASLAQRRHFPAINWNRSYSLYAEMLGGWLKEHVAPDFSDVRKRASELLQKEAALQEVVQLVGPDALQDQERMVIEVGKMLREDYLQQHAFSEVDGHCSLEKSYRMLKAILAFYDGAHHAIEQGAMHINDILNLPQLEQCARFKEVPQDQFKAQVDDFIAGLTEAFTKK, encoded by the coding sequence ATGCAGGGCATCATTCAAAAAATATCCGGGCCGGCGGTCATCGCCAAAAACATGATGGGGGCCCGGATGTACGACATCGTCAAAGTAGGAAAATTAGGATTAGTGGGCGAGATTATTCGCTTAGACGGCGACACAGCGTTCATCCAGGTTTACGAGGACACCTCCGGGCTGTTCGTGGGCGAGCCGGTGATAACCACCGGCGAGCCTCTTAAAGTAGAACTGGGGCCTGGCCTGCTGGAGTCCATCTTTGACGGCATTCAGCGTCCGCTGGACCAGATCAAGAAGAAGGAGGGGGACTTCATCGCCCGCGGGGTGGAGGTTCCCAGCCTGAACCGGGAGAAAAAATGGAAGTTCAAGCCGGCTGTTAACGAAGACGACCAAGTATCTGAAGGCGATGTGCTTGGAGAAGTCCAGGAGAACGCCTGGTTCGTCCATAAAATATTAGTTCCACCCAATAAAAGCGGCAAACTTAAAAGCGTGGCCAAGGAAGGCGAATACACCGTGGCCGATCCGATCGCCGAGTTAGAAAACGGCGCCAAACTATTCCTGATGCACTCCTGGCCGGTGCGGCAGCCAAGACCCTTCAAGAAGAAAATGGACCCGGACGAAATGTTCATCACCGGCCAGAGAATTTTGGACACTTTGTTCCCGGTGGCCATGGGCGGGACCGCCGCTATTCCCGGGCCTTTTGGCTCCGGCAAAACCGTGGTCCAGCAGACCCTGGCCAAGCATTCCAACGCCCAGGTGATTATCTACGTGGGCTGCGGCGAGCGGGGCAACGAGATGACCGAGGTGCTGACCGAGTTCCCGGAACTTTTAGACCCCAAGACCAAACGTCCTTTAATGGAGCGGACGGTGCTGATAGCCAACACCTCCAACATGCCGGTGGCGGCCCGCGAGGCCAGCATCTACACCGGGATCACCCTGGCCGAGTATTTCCGCGATATGGGATTCAGCGTAGCCATGATGGCCGATTCCACCAGCCGCTGGGCCGAGGCCCTGCGCGAGATCAGTTCCCGGCTGGAGGAGATGCCGGGCGAAGAAGGCTATCCCACCTATCTTTCCAGCAAGCTAGCCGCCTTTTACGAGCGGGCCGGGCGGACGGTGTGCGTCGGTAAGGATGACCGGGTGGGTTCGGTAACCATCGTGGGCGCGGTCTCGCCTCCGGGCGGAGATTTTTCCGAGCCGGTCACCCAAAGCACTTTGCGGATCATGGGCACCTTTTGGGCTTTGGACGCCTCGCTGGCCCAGAGGCGGCATTTCCCGGCCATCAACTGGAACCGATCCTATTCGCTTTATGCCGAGATGCTGGGCGGCTGGCTTAAGGAACACGTGGCCCCGGACTTCTCCGACGTCCGGAAGCGGGCCTCGGAGCTGCTGCAGAAGGAGGCCGCCCTGCAGGAGGTGGTCCAGCTGGTGGGCCCGGACGCGCTACAGGACCAGGAGCGGATGGTGATCGAAGTGGGCAAGATGCTGCGCGAGGATTACCTGCAGCAGCACGCCTTCTCCGAAGTGGACGGCCACTGCAGCCTGGAGAAATCCTACCGGATGCTGAAAGCCATCCTGGCCTTTTACGACGGGGCTCATCATGCCATAGAACAAGGCGCCATGCACATCAACGACATTCTGAACCTGCCCCAACTGGAGCAGTGCGCCCGGTTCAAGGAAGTGCCCCAGGACCAGTTCAAGGCCCAGGTGGACGACTTCATCGCCGGGCTGACGGAGGCTTTTACCAAGAAGTAA
- a CDS encoding cysteine synthase family protein, translating to MFENILQTIGNTPLVRINRLNPNKHADIYAKIEGANPTGSIKDRIALKMIEQAEAEGALSKNKTIIEPTSGNTGIGLAMIGAVKRYRVEIVMSRAVSAERIKMIRSFGAKVTLTEARMGTDGAIVKARELVKKYPKKYFMPDQFSNHYNKMAHYKTTAQEIWKQVNGNIDYFVSSIGTSGTIMGVGRALKENNPKIRIVEAHPVKGHYIQGLKNMEEAIVPSIYDPALIDETVMVSTEQAFATARKIVEKEGIFVGMSSGAAMFAAIHVAKKIKRGRIVVIFPDRGEKYLSTKLFK from the coding sequence ATATTTGAAAACATACTCCAGACCATTGGCAACACCCCACTGGTCAGAATAAACCGGCTGAATCCCAATAAACACGCGGATATTTACGCCAAGATAGAGGGAGCCAACCCCACCGGCAGCATCAAGGACCGGATAGCTTTAAAAATGATCGAGCAGGCCGAGGCCGAAGGGGCGCTGTCAAAAAACAAAACGATCATTGAGCCCACCTCAGGAAACACCGGTATCGGCCTTGCTATGATTGGGGCGGTCAAGAGATACCGGGTAGAGATTGTTATGAGCCGGGCCGTCTCGGCCGAGCGGATCAAAATGATCAGGAGTTTTGGGGCCAAGGTTACCCTTACCGAAGCCAGGATGGGAACCGACGGGGCCATCGTTAAAGCCCGGGAACTGGTAAAGAAATATCCCAAAAAATATTTCATGCCCGACCAGTTTTCCAACCATTATAACAAAATGGCCCATTATAAGACCACGGCCCAGGAAATTTGGAAACAGGTCAACGGCAACATTGATTATTTCGTCTCTTCTATCGGAACCTCGGGGACCATCATGGGCGTGGGCCGGGCCTTGAAGGAAAATAACCCCAAGATCAGGATAGTAGAAGCCCACCCGGTAAAGGGCCATTACATCCAGGGGCTAAAGAACATGGAGGAAGCAATCGTCCCTTCGATCTACGATCCCGCGCTTATTGACGAAACGGTGATGGTAAGCACCGAGCAGGCCTTTGCCACCGCCCGGAAGATAGTGGAAAAAGAGGGCATTTTCGTGGGAATGAGCAGCGGGGCGGCCATGTTTGCGGCGATTCATGTGGCAAAAAA
- a CDS encoding exopolyphosphatase — protein sequence MRLVTRSDFDGLICGVLLKEAGIIDQFMFVHPKDVQDGKVAVTSGDVLANMPYAKGCGMWFDHHMSETERQAFPSDFKGKSEPAKSCARVIYDYYGGAKKFPNFAEMLKAVDKSDSGDLTVEEIAEPKGWILLAFIMDPRTGLGRYSDYRISNLQLMQDLVECCRTMNIVKILDLPDIRERIQRYHQSEWLYKEMIKKYSAVRGNVLVTDLRKVEEIPTGNRFVEYGMFPGINISIRMMWGMKKLNIVFAVGHSIVNRTSKTNVGSLMLKYNGGGHAKVGTCQVAIEKAEETLKELVKQMNQDG from the coding sequence ATGCGCTTAGTTACCAGATCCGATTTCGACGGCTTGATCTGCGGCGTCCTTTTAAAAGAGGCCGGGATCATCGACCAGTTCATGTTCGTCCATCCCAAGGATGTCCAGGACGGCAAGGTCGCGGTCACTTCCGGCGACGTGCTGGCCAACATGCCCTACGCCAAGGGCTGCGGAATGTGGTTTGACCATCATATGTCAGAAACCGAGCGCCAGGCCTTTCCGTCTGATTTCAAGGGCAAGTCCGAGCCGGCTAAAAGCTGCGCCCGGGTGATCTACGATTATTACGGCGGGGCTAAAAAATTCCCCAATTTCGCCGAGATGCTGAAGGCGGTTGACAAATCGGACTCCGGCGACCTGACGGTGGAGGAAATAGCCGAGCCCAAGGGCTGGATACTGTTGGCTTTTATCATGGACCCCCGCACCGGGCTGGGCCGCTATTCCGATTACCGGATCAGCAACCTGCAGCTGATGCAGGATCTAGTGGAATGCTGCCGGACCATGAATATAGTGAAGATCCTGGATCTCCCGGACATCAGGGAGCGGATCCAACGTTATCACCAGTCGGAGTGGCTATACAAAGAGATGATCAAAAAATATTCCGCCGTCCGGGGCAATGTGCTGGTGACCGACCTGCGCAAGGTGGAGGAGATTCCTACCGGCAACCGCTTCGTGGAATACGGGATGTTCCCGGGCATCAACATCTCCATCCGGATGATGTGGGGGATGAAGAAACTGAACATCGTGTTTGCGGTGGGTCACAGCATCGTCAACCGGACATCAAAGACCAACGTGGGTTCTTTAATGCTTAAATACAACGGCGGCGGCCACGCCAAGGTGGGCACCTGCCAGGTGGCGATTGAGAAGGCGGAGGAGACCCTGAAGGAACTGGTAAAACAGATGAACCAGGACGGTTAA